The sequence TTTGTATTTCTGCCCGTCCGTTCATGCGGGCCTGCGAATGCAGGAATCAGTTTAATGGGATTGTCAGTTCGAGCTCCTGTACTGAGCCAGCCGAAGTATGTCGAGAACTTCTTAGCCAGGTACCTCTCGACTCGTTTCGACGATACTCAACGAACGTCTCGATGTGACCCTTAAAGTTTTCTTATTCCATCCACCAATAATTAATTAAATTATTTTCAGAAAGAGAGACAATCTCATTCGGCCTTGGTGCCAGGGTTTGGAAAGATTTGTTTTCTGAAGCTTTCAAAAACCGTTCGATGGGCTCAATCCAGGTATGGGTACTTAGTTTAAATTTCCCCCAATGAATGGGTACTACAAATTTGGCATTCACATCCCCGGCTGCTTGTACCGATTGTTCCGGTAACATATGAATGGCTTCCCAGTCAAGATTATATTGTCCACATTCAATAAAAGCCAAATCGAAGGGCCCTAGTTTTTCACCTATTTCTTTAAAGCCGTTAAAATAGCCGGAATCTGCACTGAAAAACACTTTTTGATGCTTCCCTAAAATTGCCCATCCACCCCACAATGTTGAAAAACGATTCGTTAAACCTCTTCCGGTGAAATGACGGGCCGGGGTTAGAACCAGATTTAAATCATCGTTAATTGCAATAGGATTCCACAAATCCAAGTCAATAATATTTTTTGCCGGAACACCCCACTTTTCAAGATGGACGCGAACACCCAAGGGGACATAAAAACGCTTTACTTTATCTTTCAACTTACGAATCACCTTATAATCCAAATGATCATAATGATCGTGTGAGATCAAAACGGCATCGATCTCAGGTAAGTCTTCAACGGTCATGTGATGATCATAATCAAAACGTTTCGGGCCCAGCCATGAAAACATCGAAGCCCGTTTGCTGAAAACCGGATCAATAAGCAAATTTATTCCTTCAATTTGCAGCAAAACCGAAGAATGCCCGAACCAACTGAATTTAATTTCTGAATTATTTTTATTGAGCTCAAACTTCTTAGCATTAAACTTTTCGGTATGGATTGGTTGATTAGGTTTTCGGTCAAT comes from Bacteroidota bacterium and encodes:
- a CDS encoding MBL fold metallo-hydrolase; protein product: MKKRKRMIIYSIIIIIILSGWIIYIFNPAKGGQISEEYKMVLKNSPNFDGKRFKNPVATVMTAPKWATMKEFFKKGIDRKPNQPIHTEKFNAKKFELNKNNSEIKFSWFGHSSVLLQIEGINLLIDPVFSKRASMFSWLGPKRFDYDHHMTVEDLPEIDAVLISHDHYDHLDYKVIRKLKDKVKRFYVPLGVRVHLEKWGVPAKNIIDLDLWNPIAINDDLNLVLTPARHFTGRGLTNRFSTLWGGWAILGKHQKVFFSADSGYFNGFKEIGEKLGPFDLAFIECGQYNLDWEAIHMLPEQSVQAAGDVNAKFVVPIHWGKFKLSTHTWIEPIERFLKASENKSFQTLAPRPNEIVSLSENNLINYWWME